CGCGTGCACTTCGAGCTCGTCGGTCATCGGCATACCGAGACCGTTGGCCTCGTACATGGACACGGTGTCCGGGGCGACGCCGCCCACCTCCATGGCGTTGGCGATGCACGCGCTCAGCCGCTCGGGCTGGGCCAGGCCGTAGGCCATCGCGCTGACGCCGTTGTTGTTGACGGCCGAACCCTTGACCACGGCGTAGAGGTGGTCACGGTCGGCGACGGCCTGAGCCAGCGGCTTGAGCAGCACGGTGACGACACCGCTGGACAGCGCGGTGCCGGTGCCGTTGGCGTCGAACGGGCGGCAGTGGCCGTCCTTGGACAGGATGCGGTTCTCTTCCCACAGATGACCACGGGGGTGGGGCAGACGGACCATCGCACCGCCGGCGACCGCCATGTCGGTCTGGCCGAGCAGCAGCGACTGGCAGGCCAGGTGCACCGCGTAGTGGAACCCGGCACAGACGGCGGCAACGGTGACGGCCTCGCCGGTGAGCCCCATGTAGTACAGCGCGTTGGACGTCATGGTGTCCGGCGACCACGCGAGGCTGGCCTCGATCGCCTCGGGGCCGACCGACACCCGGTCCGGCGGGGAACTGTAGAGCGCCGCGGTCTGCGGGTTGTTGGCGCCGTACATGCCTATTTCGGCGGTGACCCGGTCCGGGTCGTAGCCGCCGTCCTCGAGCGTTTCCCACGCGCTCTCCAGGAACAGCCGGTTCTCCGGGGTCATCGCGGCCGCCATCCGGTCGCTGATGCCGAACACCGACGGGTCGAACTTGTCGTACGTGTCGAGGACGCCGCAGGCCCGCACGTAGAACGGGCTGTGGATCAAGGTCTCGTCGACGTGGATGTCGTCCTTGGCCAGGAACGACACGGACTCCCTGCCGTGTACGAGATTGTCCCAGAACTGTTCCTTGGTACGGGCGCCGGGCGCCCGCAGGGACATGCCGATGACGGCCACATCACCGGGGTCGTAGTCCTGCTCGGGGCTGTCGGTCATGGAAAGGCTCCTGCTTCGAGTCGAGTGGGGGTCTCAGCGGCCGGTGGCGGCGCCGCGGCCACGCAGGGCGGCGCGCCGGGTGTGGGCGCGCAGGCGAGCCGACTGGACCACCTCGGGGGTGGCGCCGCTCTCCTCGTCGAGCCAGCGGCCGAGGGAGGAGATGTCACGGAAGCTGAAGAGGTCGGGCACACGGACGCGGCGGTCGAACCGCCGGGTCATCAGCCTGGCCAGCCGGACGAGCAGCAGGGAGTCGCCGCCGAGGTCGTAGAAGGCGGACCGGACGTCGATGCTCGCCGGTTCGAGGTCGAGCAGCTGGCCCCAGATCTCCGCCAGCGCCACCTCGGTCGGCGTGCCGGCGGCCGTCAGGGGTCCGCCGGTGTCGGCGGCCGGCGGCTCGGGAAGCGCGGTGCGGTCGAGCTTCCCGCCGGGCGCCAGCGGCAGTGCGCTCAGGAACACGATCGTGCCCGGCACCATGTAGTCGGGCAGCTGGGTGGCGAGCTTGTCGGTGAGGGTGGCCTGCAGTCCGGCGTCCAGCCGGACGCCGTCCCGGGGGTCGCCCTCGGGCACGACGTAGCCGATGAGCCGGTTGCCCCGGACGGCGGCGGCGGCTTCCCGGACCTCGGGGCAGCCGGTCAGCCGGGCCTCGACCTCTTCCAGTTCGATGCGGTAGCCGCGCAGCTTGACCTGGTGGTCGGTGCGGCCGTTGAACCGGAGTTCACCGTCGTCGGTGAGCGTGACGACGTCACCGGTGCGGTACATGCGTGCGCCGTCCAGGAACGGGTCCGGCACGAACCGTTCGGCCGTGGTGCGGGGCCGGTTGACGTAGCCGTGGGCCAGGCCGGCACCACCGATGTAGAGCTCGCCGGGCACGCCGGCCGGCAGCTGCTTCAGATTCTCGTCGAGCACGTAGGCACGGGCACTGACCGACGGCGTGCCGATCGAGGGCTCACCCATCTCGCCTTCCGGCACCGGCCCGAACGAGCAGAAGACGGTTCCTTCGGTGGGACCGTAGGCGTTGAAGACCCGGTCGGCGCCGGTCTCCCGGTACGTCCGGTCCACCAGCTTGCGCCGCAGGGGCTCGCCGCCGAACACGACCGTGCGCAGGTTCGCCGGCAGACATCCGGCGTCGAGCAGGCCGTTCATCACCGACGGGACGACATTGAGGTGGGTGATCTTGTCGGCGTACCGGCTCTCCGGCAGGTGGACGGCGCTCTCCACGAGCACGACGGCGCCGCCGCGGCACAGCGCGGCGAAGATCTCCATCACGGACATGTCGAAGCAGACCGAACTCGCCGCCGAGACGCCGCTCAGATCGCAGCCTTCGAGGATGCGGTCCATTTCGGACAGCATGGCAACGCAGCCGCTGTGGTGGATGGCCACGCCCTTCGGCCGTCCGGTGGATCCCGAGGTGTAGATGAGGTACGCGGTGTCGCCGGGCACGACCGGCACGGGCCGCTCGCCGGGCTCGGTCGTCACGGTCTCGCCCAGCACGACCAGGGTCGGGCCGGCCGGGCAGCCGGCCCGGGAAGCGGGCGTGGTCAGCAGCAGGTGGGTGCCGCTGTCCCGGACCATGAAGGCCAGCCGCTCGGACGGATACTTCGGGTCCAGGGGGACGTAGCAGGAGCCGGCGCGCAGAATGGCCAGGATGCCGACGAGGAGGTCGGGGGTGCGCTCGATGCAGATGCCGACCGGGACACCCGGTCCCGCGCCGTCGGCGACGAGCCGTTCGGCCAGCACGAGGGACCGCTCGTCCAGGTCGCGGTAGGTCAGAACGCCGGCGTCGGAGTAGACGGCGGGCGCGTCGGGGTTCTTGACCGCTTGCTCGCGGAACTCGGAGTGCAGGGTTATGGTCACCGGTCCGTCTCCTCGGGGCAGCCGCTCGGGGCGATGTCCTGGAGTGCCAGGTCGGGGCGGGCGATCGAGTCGAAGAGCACGGTGCGGTAGAGCGCGAGCAGTGCCGTCACGGTCTGCCTTTCCAGGTAGCTCGGTTTGTACTGGATGTGGCCGGCGACCTCGCCGTCGATGTCGGCCATCGAGATCTCCAGGTCGAATTTGGCGAGGTGCCTGCGTACCTGGAGCGGTTCGAGCGGCAGGGCGCCGTCGGGCGTGATGGTCTCCCCGATGCCGTGGAAGAGCTTGACGGACCGGGGAAACGCGTCCGAGGACAGCCAGTTCACCACCACGTCGAACCACGGGGAGCGCCCCTCGGCCCTCGGCGGCTTCAGCTGGGAGGCCAGCAGGTCGAGGGGTAGTTCATGTGCTCCAGCAGGCCGAGCGAGAAGGCGTGGACCTCGCGCAGCAGGTCGCGGAAGCTGCGGTCACCGGCGGGTTTCGCACGCACCAGCACCGTGTTCAGGTAGTAGCCGATGGCGGATTCCCAGCCGGGTTCGCCGCGCTGGGCGATGGCGGTGGCCAGTACGGAGTCCTCGGCGCCGGCCGCGCGGTTGAGCGTGGCGAAGAAGCCGGCCAGCACGACGGTGCTGATCGACACGCCCTCGCGCACCGCGAACTCCCGCAGCAGCCGGGTCTCTTCGGCGCTCCAGCGGAACGTGAGGTCACGGCCTTCGTAGGTGACGCCGGGAGGCCGTTCCATGGGGGACAGGTCGAGGTGGGCGGGCGGATCGGCCAGTTTCTCCGACCACCAGCTCAGTGCCGCGTCGGCCGCCGGGCCGGCCAGCCACTGCCGCTCCCACTCGACGAACTCCGTGTAGGGGGCGACCGGTCCGCCGGCGGCGGGGTCGACGCCCTCGTAGTACTCCTGGAGTTCGCGGATCATCACGTCGGCCGATGCCGCGTCCGACGCGATGTGGTGCACGAGCACCAGCAAGTAGTGGTCCGCCGGACCACGGGTCATCAGCACCACCCGCACCAGCGGCCCGTTGTCCATGTCGAGCGGCAGGTGTCCGTACTCGGCCAGTTCCTCGCGGGCTTGTTCGTCGTCCCGGCCGGTGCTGTCCACCACGACGAACTCGTACACCGGTTCGTCCAGGATGACCTGGTACGGGCTGCCGCCCGCCTCGACGAAGAGCGTGCGCAGCGCGGGATGCCGCTCCATCACGGCCCGCACGGCGCGGTCGAGTGCCTTCTCGTCGACCGCGGTCCGGATCCGGGCGGCCACCATGAAGTTGTACGGCACCGCGTCCGGCGCGATCATCTGCATGAACCACAGCGATGCCTGGCCGTGCGAGGCCGGTGCCAGTTCGAGACCGAGGCCGCCGGCCCGCAACTGATCAATCGCCGGTGCGTCGGTGGGGTCCAGCAACCCGCGCGCGGCCAACTCCTCCACCAGCTCCTCGGTGTCCAACTCGGACAGCTCGTCGAGGAACGTCATGACCGGCTCGGCCTGCGGCTCCGGCGTCGGCACGACCACCGCTTTCGGCTCCGACTCCGACGCCCGGGCCGGTTCCACCTCCGCGGCCGGCGCCCGGTCGGCCGCCGCGGCTGTCGTCGGCCGGCCGATCGCCTCGATGAGGTGGTCGACGACCTCGGATATGGTCCGGCCGTTCAGGAACACCACCGGCGACACCCGCTGCCCGAACAGCGCTTGCAGCCTGTTGACGAGGCGGAGCGCCAGCATCGAGTCAAGACCGAAGTCGCGCAGGCTCGCGCCCTCGCCGAACGTGCTCGCCGGCACGCCCACCGCGTCGGCGATCTCGCCGAGGACGACCTCCTCCAGAGGCCTGTTCTCCATGCTCTCGGCGACGGGCTCGGCCACCGTCGCGACCACGGGCTCGGCCACGCCGGCGACCACGGGCGCGGCCACGGTTGCGGCGACCGGCGCCGAAGGGACGCCGGGGTGCGGGGCCGTGTCCAGCCAGTACCGGTCCTTCTGCCACTGCACGAGCGGGGTTTCCACGACCTCGACGTCGTCGGCGAACAACGAGTCGAAGGTCAACGGGAGGCCCCTGACGTACAAGGACGCGGCGGCCCCCAGCAGACAGCGGACGTCACTTTCTTCACGCCGCAGGGAGTTGACCGCGTGCACCTGGGCACCACGGGACAGCGCGATCTCCTCGACCGCGCCGCGCAACGTCTCGTGCGGGCCGATCTCGATGAAGGTGCCGACGCCGTCCTCGACCAGGGCACCGATCGTCTCGGCGAACCGGACCTGGTTGCGCAGGTTGTGCACCCAGTAGTCGACGTCGGTGACCGGGTTCACCGTGTCGGCCAGTGCCGTGGAGCGGAAGGTGAGGGTGGGCGTCAGCGGGGTGATGCCGTCGATGCGTTCGCGCAGCGGCTGGATCAGCGGATCCATGCCGGGGCTGTGCACCGGCCTTTCGACCCGAATCCTGCGGGTCGGGATCCCGGCGCCCTGGAGGTCGGCCTCCAGGGCGCCGATGGCTTCGGGTGAGCCCGACACCGCCGCGCTGGTGGGGCTGTTCACCACGGCGATGGCCACCTGCTCGGTGTACGGGGCAATCCTCGGCAGCAGCTCCTGCTCCGGCAGGTCGACCGAGATCATGGCGCCGGCGGCCGCCTCCCGTTCGAGCAGGTGCGACCGGGCGACCACGACGCGAGCGGCGTCGTCCAAGGACAACGCGCCGGCGATATGGGCGGCCGCGACCTCGCCCAGGCTGTGCCCGACGACAGCGGTCGGCTGGATGCCGAGTTCGAGCCAGACCTTCGCCAGCGAGACCTGCAAGGCGAACAGAACAGGCTGCTGGAAGTCCATTTCGTCGAATCTGGAGCGGTCGGCAGGGGCGGCGAGCTCGTCGAGCACCGAGCAGCCGCCGGCCGCGCGCACGGCGGCGTCGCAGGCGTTCATCCACCTACGGAAGCCGGCGTGCCGACGCATGAGCTCCCGGCCCATGCCGGCCCATTGCGTCCCGCCGCCGGAGAACACCAGCGCCACCCGCCGGTCCCCGTTGCCGGCGACCGTGCCCGTGACGACGTCCGGGTGCGGCTGACCGGCGGCGACCCGGGCGAGCCCGTCCAGGACGTCCTGACGGTTGCGGGCGAACAGCGCTATCCGGTGGCTGTGGTGGGTACGCCTGGCCGCCAGTGTGTAGGCGAGGTCGGAAACCCGCAGGCCCGTGTCGCGTTCGACATGGTTGGACAGTTCACGACAGGTGTCGGTCAGCGCGGCCGCCGTACGCGCCGTGACAGGCACGAGATGCACCTGCTCGTCGGCCGCGGCCTCGCCCCGTCCCGGGGTGACGTGCCGTTTCCGGTCGCCCGCGGTGAACGGGCCGGGGGTGACCGGGAGGCCGGCGGTGTAGAGCACGCCGAGCGAGCCGAGCAGGGTCGAGGCCTCGTCGGCGCCACGACGGAGCGAGGGCAGGGTGGTCGCCGTCAGGATCTCCGACACGGACTTGAGCAGTACGGGGTGCGGACTGAGTTCGATCACCGCGTCGATGTCGTGGTCGCGCAGGTTCGTCAGGGCGTCGACCACCCGGATCTCCTGGCGCAGGTTGTCCGCCCAGTAGTCAGGCCCGAGCTCCGCGCCGTCGACGAGCTCCCCGGTGACCGTCGAGATCATCGGGATGCGGGTGCTCCGGGGCGTGATGCCGTCGAGTTCGGTCCTCAGCGGGGCGAGGACGTGGTCGACCAGCGGCGAGTGCGGTGCGTGACCCATCCGCACCCGGTGGTTCGTGACGCCGTCGCCGGTGAGCCGCCGGCTCAGCTCGTCGATCTCTTGCGGTGTGCCGGTGACCAGGGTGGAGTTCAGCCCGTTGTAGCCGGAAACGGTGAGCCCGCCGCTCAGGTACTGCTTGACGTCGTCCGCACCGGTCATGACCACGATGCCGTCGCCCCGCCCGACGGCCAGCTGCTGGAGGAGCCGGCCGTGGTGGGCGGCCAGGCGGGAGGCGTCCTCGAAGTCGAGTGCGCCGGCGATGTGGGAGGCGGCGAACTCTCCGACGCTCTGTCCCACGACGACGTCCGGCTCCACCCCCAGCGAGCGCCAGGCGTCGGCCAGCGCGACCTGCAGGGAGAACAGCAGCGGCTGGAACACATCCATGTCGTCGATGCGGCCGTCGGGGGACAGCAACTCGTCGACGAGCGAGAAGCCCAGCAGCTCGCGCATCCGCTTGTCGGAGCGCATCATGGACCGTCGGAACACGGGCATACCGGCGAGCAGCTGCCTGCCCATGCCCACCCACTGCGAACCGTTGCCCGAGAAAAGGAACGCCACCCGCGGCCGGCGTCCGGTGATCTCACCGACGCTCACCCCGGCGGCCGTCGCGCCGGTGCCGAAGGCATGCAGCTGCGCCCTGAGTTCGGTCATGTCGTGGGCGGTGGCCGCGAGCCGGAACCTGCCCTCGCCGGGTGCCCGGCTGCACAGCGCCCACAGGTCCATCTCCTCGCGCAGTGCCAGGGCCCGCTCGGCCAGCGCCTCCCGGGAGTCCCCGGCCAGCAGGAGGAGTGACCTCTCGGGGCGCGGCAGCTCCTCGACGACGACGTGACAGATCGCGCCGCCGAATCCGAACGAGCTGACGCCTCCTCGGCGCGCGTCGGACCGTCTCGGCCACGGCGTCAGCCGGTCCTGGACGGTGAGGCGGTACTCGTCGAACATGATCTGCGGGTTCGGCGAGGCGTAGTGCAGGCTCGGCGGCAGCACGCCGTTGCGCATCGACAGGGCGAGTTTGACCAGGCCGACGATGCCCGCCGCCGCCTCCAGATGCCCGACGTTGGACTTGACGGAGCCGAGCCGCAGGGGCTCCGCCCGGTCACCGCCCAGGACGGCCCCGATGGCGTTGGCCTCGATCGGATCGCCGAGGGGCGTGGCGGAGCCGTGGCACTCGATGTAGTCCACGAGGGACGGTTTGATGCCCGCCCGCCGGTACGCGGTGCGGAGCATCTTCTCCTGCGCCTGGGGGTTCGGCGCGGTCATGCCGTTGCTCAGCCCGTCGTTGTTCGACGAGCTGCCCTTGATCACGCAGTACACCGGCAGTTCGCGTTCGAGCGCCACGCTGAGCGGGGCGAGCACGACGACGCCGGCGCCCTCACCGCGGACGTAGCCGTTGGCCCGGGCGTCGAACGACTTGCAGCGGCCGTCCGGAGCGAGGGCGCCCATCTGGTCCATGGCGGTGTAGTAGTCGGAGACGAAGCTCAGGTTCACGCCACCTGCCAGCACCAGCTCGCTCTCGCCCATCCAGATCGACTGGCAGCCCACGTGCACCGAGACCAGCGATCCGGCGCAGGCGGCGTCGATGGCCATGCTCGGGCCCTGCAGGCCGAGGAGGTAGGAGACGCGGTTGGCGATGATGCCGTCGTGCATACCGGTCGCGGTGTGCGGGGTGATCTGGCTGTCGGGACCGCGGTAGTGCGCCAGCGCGGCGTAGTCGCCCCAGCAGGAGGCCATGAACACGCCGGTGTCGCTGCCGACGAGGCTGTGGGGCGCGACCCCCGCGTCCTCCAGTGCCTCCCAGGCCAGCTCCAGAATCAGACGCTGCTGCGGGTCCATCTGGACGGCTTCGCGGGGGGAGATGCCGAAGAACAGCGGATCGAACCGGTCGATGCCGTCGATGAACCCGCCCCACCTCACCTTGTCGTTCAGGAGGTCACGTCGCGCGGCCGGCACCGGGCCGACGGCGTCGCCGCCCTCGACAAGGAGCCGCCAGAACGCGGACGGGTCCGGTCCGCCGGGGAACCTGCAGCCGATGCCCACGATCGCGATGGGTTCGTGTGATGCCGTACGACGGTC
This portion of the Streptomyces sp. 2114.4 genome encodes:
- a CDS encoding type I polyketide synthase; amino-acid sequence: MPKGAVDRWAPMHQYGLDSLKLTTLATSLSEFLGWKVPATWMWQYPTLDELSRALVEGPRAAETTTAGNDRRTASHEPIAIVGIGCRFPGGPDPSAFWRLLVEGGDAVGPVPAARRDLLNDKVRWGGFIDGIDRFDPLFFGISPREAVQMDPQQRLILELAWEALEDAGVAPHSLVGSDTGVFMASCWGDYAALAHYRGPDSQITPHTATGMHDGIIANRVSYLLGLQGPSMAIDAACAGSLVSVHVGCQSIWMGESELVLAGGVNLSFVSDYYTAMDQMGALAPDGRCKSFDARANGYVRGEGAGVVVLAPLSVALERELPVYCVIKGSSSNNDGLSNGMTAPNPQAQEKMLRTAYRRAGIKPSLVDYIECHGSATPLGDPIEANAIGAVLGGDRAEPLRLGSVKSNVGHLEAAAGIVGLVKLALSMRNGVLPPSLHYASPNPQIMFDEYRLTVQDRLTPWPRRSDARRGGVSSFGFGGAICHVVVEELPRPERSLLLLAGDSREALAERALALREEMDLWALCSRAPGEGRFRLAATAHDMTELRAQLHAFGTGATAAGVSVGEITGRRPRVAFLFSGNGSQWVGMGRQLLAGMPVFRRSMMRSDKRMRELLGFSLVDELLSPDGRIDDMDVFQPLLFSLQVALADAWRSLGVEPDVVVGQSVGEFAASHIAGALDFEDASRLAAHHGRLLQQLAVGRGDGIVVMTGADDVKQYLSGGLTVSGYNGLNSTLVTGTPQEIDELSRRLTGDGVTNHRVRMGHAPHSPLVDHVLAPLRTELDGITPRSTRIPMISTVTGELVDGAELGPDYWADNLRQEIRVVDALTNLRDHDIDAVIELSPHPVLLKSVSEILTATTLPSLRRGADEASTLLGSLGVLYTAGLPVTPGPFTAGDRKRHVTPGRGEAAADEQVHLVPVTARTAAALTDTCRELSNHVERDTGLRVSDLAYTLAARRTHHSHRIALFARNRQDVLDGLARVAAGQPHPDVVTGTVAGNGDRRVALVFSGGGTQWAGMGRELMRRHAGFRRWMNACDAAVRAAGGCSVLDELAAPADRSRFDEMDFQQPVLFALQVSLAKVWLELGIQPTAVVGHSLGEVAAAHIAGALSLDDAARVVVARSHLLEREAAAGAMISVDLPEQELLPRIAPYTEQVAIAVVNSPTSAAVSGSPEAIGALEADLQGAGIPTRRIRVERPVHSPGMDPLIQPLRERIDGITPLTPTLTFRSTALADTVNPVTDVDYWVHNLRNQVRFAETIGALVEDGVGTFIEIGPHETLRGAVEEIALSRGAQVHAVNSLRREESDVRCLLGAAASLYVRGLPLTFDSLFADDVEVVETPLVQWQKDRYWLDTAPHPGVPSAPVAATVAAPVVAGVAEPVVATVAEPVAESMENRPLEEVVLGEIADAVGVPASTFGEGASLRDFGLDSMLALRLVNRLQALFGQRVSPVVFLNGRTISEVVDHLIEAIGRPTTAAAADRAPAAEVEPARASESEPKAVVVPTPEPQAEPVMTFLDELSELDTEELVEELAARGLLDPTDAPAIDQLRAGGLGLELAPASHGQASLWFMQMIAPDAVPYNFMVAARIRTAVDEKALDRAVRAVMERHPALRTLFVEAGGSPYQVILDEPVYEFVVVDSTGRDDEQAREELAEYGHLPLDMDNGPLVRVVLMTRGPADHYLLVLVHHIASDAASADVMIRELQEYYEGVDPAAGGPVAPYTEFVEWERQWLAGPAADAALSWWSEKLADPPAHLDLSPMERPPGVTYEGRDLTFRWSAEETRLLREFAVREGVSISTVVLAGFFATLNRAAGAEDSVLATAIAQRGEPGWESAIGYYLNTVLVRAKPAGDRSFRDLLREVHAFSLGLLEHMNYPSTCWPPS
- a CDS encoding non-ribosomal peptide synthetase; the encoded protein is MTITLHSEFREQAVKNPDAPAVYSDAGVLTYRDLDERSLVLAERLVADGAGPGVPVGICIERTPDLLVGILAILRAGSCYVPLDPKYPSERLAFMVRDSGTHLLLTTPASRAGCPAGPTLVVLGETVTTEPGERPVPVVPGDTAYLIYTSGSTGRPKGVAIHHSGCVAMLSEMDRILEGCDLSGVSAASSVCFDMSVMEIFAALCRGGAVVLVESAVHLPESRYADKITHLNVVPSVMNGLLDAGCLPANLRTVVFGGEPLRRKLVDRTYRETGADRVFNAYGPTEGTVFCSFGPVPEGEMGEPSIGTPSVSARAYVLDENLKQLPAGVPGELYIGGAGLAHGYVNRPRTTAERFVPDPFLDGARMYRTGDVVTLTDDGELRFNGRTDHQVKLRGYRIELEEVEARLTGCPEVREAAAAVRGNRLIGYVVPEGDPRDGVRLDAGLQATLTDKLATQLPDYMVPGTIVFLSALPLAPGGKLDRTALPEPPAADTGGPLTAAGTPTEVALAEIWGQLLDLEPASIDVRSAFYDLGGDSLLLVRLARLMTRRFDRRVRVPDLFSFRDISSLGRWLDEESGATPEVVQSARLRAHTRRAALRGRGAATGR
- a CDS encoding type I polyketide synthase, translating into MTDSPEQDYDPGDVAVIGMSLRAPGARTKEQFWDNLVHGRESVSFLAKDDIHVDETLIHSPFYVRACGVLDTYDKFDPSVFGISDRMAAAMTPENRLFLESAWETLEDGGYDPDRVTAEIGMYGANNPQTAALYSSPPDRVSVGPEAIEASLAWSPDTMTSNALYYMGLTGEAVTVAAVCAGFHYAVHLACQSLLLGQTDMAVAGGAMVRLPHPRGHLWEENRILSKDGHCRPFDANGTGTALSSGVVTVLLKPLAQAVADRDHLYAVVKGSAVNNNGVSAMAYGLAQPERLSACIANAMEVGGVAPDTVSMYEANGLGMPMTDELEVHAASMAFGKQSGTTSIGGVKGNVGHGGVVSGGFGAVKAAMALYHKKLPATINLTEVNQDLDLPSTPFVPQWETADWASESGIRRAGITSIGGGGYNAHLVLEEAPTVVERTPEAEGRPRLATLSALDDEALARQRARLKDWLNADPDLRLDDVCFSLNLGRKVMSRRWAAVVRSRAELIAALSGDSPRGLATETAAAPRVDADSFPRSDNGIVPSGTDIPALSELAAAWVTGTQVDFDSLHRGEASHRVPLPTYPFQPRRFWRTDW